The Gimibacter soli genome includes a region encoding these proteins:
- a CDS encoding enoyl-CoA hydratase-related protein, protein MLDIDLLENGVATVTLNRPDVHNAFNAELIAALTHAFADLGKRTDVRAIVLAGSGKSFSAGADLNWMQAAANYDYEQNLDDAMRLSEMLDTLYECPKPVAAIAHGAVMGGGTGLLSCADFVVAVEGTRFAFSEVKLGLTPATISPFVVAAIGARQARRLFTSGERFDAALAHRIGLVHEVAADMEAAQKAVEAWVSHCLDAAPGAMADAKALASFVASKEINDELREETAERIAYRRASDEGKEGLAAFLEKRSPSWKGDA, encoded by the coding sequence ATGCTTGATATCGATCTCCTTGAAAACGGGGTTGCCACCGTCACGCTCAACCGGCCCGATGTGCATAACGCCTTCAATGCCGAGCTGATCGCGGCCCTCACCCATGCCTTTGCCGACCTTGGCAAGCGGACAGATGTACGGGCGATTGTCCTTGCCGGTAGCGGCAAAAGCTTCTCGGCAGGCGCTGACCTCAACTGGATGCAGGCGGCAGCCAATTATGATTACGAGCAGAATCTGGACGATGCGATGCGCCTCTCCGAAATGCTCGATACCTTGTATGAATGCCCGAAGCCCGTGGCTGCCATCGCGCATGGCGCCGTGATGGGCGGGGGCACGGGGCTTCTTTCCTGCGCCGATTTCGTGGTGGCGGTGGAAGGCACCCGTTTTGCCTTTTCGGAAGTGAAGCTTGGCCTGACGCCCGCCACCATCTCCCCCTTCGTGGTGGCTGCCATCGGTGCGCGGCAGGCCCGGCGCCTGTTCACGAGCGGTGAGCGGTTCGACGCTGCCCTCGCCCACCGGATCGGCCTTGTGCATGAGGTAGCCGCCGACATGGAAGCCGCGCAAAAGGCCGTTGAAGCATGGGTCAGCCACTGCCTTGACGCCGCCCCCGGCGCGATGGCGGACGCCAAGGCGCTCGCCAGCTTTGTGGCATCCAAAGAAATCAATGACGAACTTCGCGAGGAAACGGCTGAGCGGATCGCCTATCGCCGCGCCAGCGACGAAGGCAAGGAAGGCCTTGCCGCATTCCTTGAAAAACGCAGCCCCAGCTGGAAGGGAGACGCCTGA
- a CDS encoding acetyl/propionyl/methylcrotonyl-CoA carboxylase subunit alpha produces MRKIRKLLIANRGEIAVRVMRTAKALGIRTVAVYSDADAKAWHVEAADEAVHIGPASAGESYLVGAKLLDAAKRTGADAIHPGYGFLSENPGFAEACEAAGIIFVGPTADAMRAMALKGAAKALMEDAKVPVVPGYHGADQSLETLTREAARVGYPVLLKAVAGGGGKGMRKVYGEAEIAAAVAAAKREGENSFGDGTLLIEKLIERPRHIEVQVFADTHGNAVHLFERDCSLQRRHQKVVEEAPAPGISADMRSKMGDAAVRAAKAIGYRGAGTVEFIVDVANGIDGAPFYFMEMNTRLQVEHPVTEAITGEDLVAWQLKVAEGETLPRTQDEIDARVKGHAVEVRLYAEDPDKGFLPATGPIDLFDPMRKLGEGCRIDAGVRAGDAVTIHYDPMVAKMIAYGPDRATAIDRLITLMEETPVAPLVTNRDFLIRALDHPVFRSGDVHTGFIAEHEAALVPAKTVTALDHIKAVLAIIAHRPHVAATDPWDVRDNFKVNLPSAESFLFDAEEGEPVKVTVTGRGLPYRAQTGETSVVVSTLSADGAAISATIDGLTEHFHALTGDDDVHLVTARATRHLKRHARAGAHDDDADGPGTIVTPMPGKVLEVKVKEGDVVEKGQPLLILEAMKMEQTLTAPRAGTVKGLAARAGEQVADGALLLTIEEA; encoded by the coding sequence ATGCGCAAGATCAGAAAGCTCCTGATCGCCAACCGGGGCGAGATTGCCGTTCGTGTGATGCGCACCGCCAAGGCCCTCGGCATCCGCACCGTCGCCGTTTATTCCGACGCCGACGCCAAGGCATGGCATGTGGAAGCGGCTGACGAAGCCGTCCATATCGGCCCCGCCAGTGCGGGGGAAAGCTATCTTGTCGGCGCCAAGCTTCTGGACGCTGCCAAACGCACGGGTGCCGATGCCATTCACCCGGGCTATGGCTTCCTTTCCGAAAACCCCGGCTTTGCCGAGGCCTGCGAAGCCGCGGGCATCATCTTCGTGGGGCCAACCGCTGACGCCATGCGCGCCATGGCCCTGAAAGGCGCGGCGAAGGCCCTGATGGAAGATGCCAAGGTCCCGGTCGTGCCGGGCTACCACGGCGCCGACCAAAGCCTCGAAACCCTCACCCGTGAAGCCGCCCGCGTAGGTTATCCTGTGCTGCTGAAAGCTGTCGCCGGTGGCGGCGGCAAGGGCATGCGCAAGGTTTACGGAGAAGCTGAAATTGCTGCAGCGGTTGCTGCAGCAAAGCGCGAGGGCGAAAATTCCTTCGGCGACGGCACGCTGCTGATCGAAAAGCTGATCGAACGACCACGCCATATTGAAGTGCAGGTCTTTGCCGATACCCATGGCAATGCGGTGCATCTGTTCGAGCGGGATTGCTCGCTGCAGCGCCGCCACCAGAAAGTGGTGGAAGAGGCCCCGGCCCCCGGCATCAGTGCTGACATGCGCAGCAAAATGGGTGATGCCGCCGTGCGCGCCGCCAAGGCCATCGGCTACCGCGGTGCGGGTACGGTCGAATTCATCGTCGATGTCGCGAACGGGATCGACGGCGCGCCCTTCTATTTCATGGAAATGAACACCCGCCTGCAGGTGGAGCATCCGGTGACGGAAGCAATCACTGGCGAGGATCTTGTCGCGTGGCAGCTGAAGGTCGCCGAGGGCGAAACCCTGCCCCGCACGCAGGATGAAATCGACGCGCGGGTCAAGGGCCATGCCGTTGAGGTGCGCCTTTATGCCGAAGACCCCGACAAGGGTTTCCTGCCCGCGACCGGCCCGATTGACCTATTCGATCCCATGCGCAAGCTCGGCGAAGGCTGCCGGATCGACGCCGGTGTCCGCGCTGGCGATGCCGTGACCATCCATTATGACCCGATGGTCGCCAAGATGATCGCCTACGGCCCCGACCGCGCCACCGCGATCGACCGGCTGATCACCCTGATGGAAGAAACACCGGTGGCGCCCCTCGTCACCAACCGCGACTTCCTGATCCGCGCGCTTGATCACCCTGTGTTCCGTTCGGGCGACGTGCACACCGGTTTCATCGCCGAGCATGAAGCCGCACTCGTCCCGGCGAAGACCGTGACGGCACTCGATCACATTAAGGCTGTGCTCGCCATCATCGCTCACCGCCCGCATGTGGCGGCGACCGATCCGTGGGATGTGCGCGACAATTTCAAGGTCAACCTGCCCTCCGCTGAAAGCTTCCTGTTTGACGCAGAAGAAGGCGAGCCCGTGAAAGTGACCGTCACCGGTCGTGGCCTGCCATACCGCGCTCAAACCGGCGAAACGTCAGTCGTCGTATCCACCCTTTCTGCAGACGGAGCCGCCATTAGCGCCACCATCGATGGCCTGACCGAGCATTTCCACGCGCTTACCGGTGACGACGACGTTCATCTCGTCACCGCCCGCGCCACCAGGCATCTGAAGCGCCATGCCCGTGCCGGCGCCCATGACGACGATGCGGACGGCCCCGGCACCATCGTCACGCCGATGCCCGGCAAGGTGCTCGAAGTGAAGGTGAAGGAAGGCGATGTGGTCGAAAAAGGCCAGCCGCTCCTCATCCTCGAAGCCATGAAGATGGAACAGACGTTGACCGCCCCGCGTGCCGGCACCGTGAAGGGCCTTGCTGCCCGCGCAGGCGAGCAGGTGGCCGACGGCGCCCTCCTCCTCACCATCGAAGAAGCCTGA
- a CDS encoding isovaleryl-CoA dehydrogenase: MFEFPHLKFGHSEEIDMLRDTVARFAADEIAPRAAEIDHNNAFPADLWAKLGELGVLGLTAPEEFGGANMGYLAHVIAMEEISRASGAVGLSYGAHSNLCVNQIVRNANDEQRAKYLPKLISGEHVGALAMSEPGAGSDVISMRLRADKRNDGYLLNGNKMWITNGPDADVLVVYAKTDMDAGARGVTAFLVEKGMKGFSTAQKLDKLGMRGSNTCELVFEDCLVPFENVMGEEGRGARVLMSGLDYERVVLSGGPLGIMRSCLDTVIPYVHEREQFGQPIGTFQLMQGKLADMYATWGAARAYVYAVAAACDRRETTRKDAAGCILYAAEKATWMAGEAIQALGGNGYINEYPTGRLWRDAKLYEIGAGTSEIRRMLIGRELFTETA; this comes from the coding sequence ATGTTCGAGTTCCCCCACCTGAAGTTCGGCCATTCGGAAGAAATCGATATGCTGCGCGACACTGTTGCGCGCTTCGCGGCCGACGAGATCGCCCCGCGTGCCGCCGAGATCGATCATAACAACGCCTTCCCGGCGGACCTCTGGGCCAAGCTCGGCGAACTTGGCGTTCTCGGCCTCACCGCGCCTGAGGAGTTTGGCGGCGCCAACATGGGCTATCTCGCCCATGTCATCGCCATGGAAGAAATCAGCCGCGCGTCCGGCGCTGTCGGGCTTTCCTACGGCGCCCATTCGAACCTCTGCGTGAACCAGATTGTGCGTAACGCCAATGACGAGCAGCGCGCCAAATATCTGCCGAAACTGATTTCGGGCGAGCATGTGGGCGCACTGGCCATGTCCGAGCCCGGCGCCGGGTCGGACGTCATCTCGATGCGTCTGCGCGCCGACAAGCGGAACGATGGCTATCTCTTGAATGGCAACAAAATGTGGATCACCAACGGCCCGGATGCCGACGTGCTGGTGGTTTATGCAAAAACCGACATGGACGCTGGGGCACGCGGCGTGACCGCTTTCCTTGTTGAAAAAGGCATGAAGGGCTTCTCGACCGCGCAGAAGCTCGACAAGCTTGGCATGCGCGGCTCCAACACTTGCGAGCTGGTGTTCGAGGACTGCCTCGTGCCGTTTGAAAATGTGATGGGCGAAGAAGGCCGCGGGGCCCGCGTGCTGATGTCCGGGCTGGATTACGAGCGCGTCGTTCTGTCGGGCGGCCCCTTGGGCATCATGCGGTCCTGCCTCGATACTGTGATCCCCTATGTGCATGAGCGCGAGCAGTTCGGCCAACCCATTGGCACCTTCCAGCTGATGCAGGGCAAGCTTGCCGACATGTATGCCACCTGGGGTGCGGCGAGGGCCTATGTTTACGCCGTCGCTGCCGCCTGCGACCGCCGCGAAACCACCCGTAAAGATGCCGCCGGCTGCATCCTTTATGCCGCAGAAAAGGCTACATGGATGGCAGGCGAAGCGATCCAGGCGCTGGGCGGCAACGGCTATATCAACGAATATCCGACCGGCCGCCTGTGGCGCGACGCCAAGCTTTACGAGATCGGCGCCGGCACATCCGAAATTCGCCGCATGCTGATCGGCCGCGAGCTTTTCACCGAGACAGCGTGA
- the mscL gene encoding large conductance mechanosensitive channel protein MscL, whose protein sequence is MLKEFRDFAVKGNVIDLAVGIIIGAAFGKIVSSLVNDIIMPAISPMLGKLDFSNLYIALGETAAGAPLAEVKAAGVPVIAYGQFINVAIEFVIVAFAVFMLVKAVNTAKRKEAEAPAAPAEPPAPPAEEVLLTEIRDLLKAQAK, encoded by the coding sequence ATGCTCAAGGAATTCCGCGACTTTGCCGTGAAGGGCAATGTCATCGACCTCGCTGTCGGTATCATCATTGGTGCCGCCTTCGGCAAGATCGTGTCGTCGCTTGTCAACGACATCATCATGCCCGCAATCAGCCCCATGCTCGGGAAGCTCGATTTCTCCAATCTCTATATCGCCCTCGGCGAAACGGCTGCGGGCGCTCCGCTCGCCGAAGTGAAGGCCGCCGGTGTGCCGGTGATTGCCTATGGTCAGTTCATCAATGTGGCGATCGAGTTCGTCATCGTTGCCTTTGCTGTCTTCATGCTGGTGAAAGCCGTGAATACCGCCAAGCGCAAGGAAGCTGAGGCCCCGGCTGCACCTGCCGAGCCGCCGGCCCCGCCCGCCGAGGAAGTGCTGCTGACCGAGATCCGCGACCTTCTGAAGGCGCAGGCCAAGTAA